Proteins encoded together in one Lathyrus oleraceus cultivar Zhongwan6 chromosome 5, CAAS_Psat_ZW6_1.0, whole genome shotgun sequence window:
- the LOC127078588 gene encoding uncharacterized protein LOC127078588, protein MDFGRRSVKKYNLINPKIDELKKLVSSIADPIGFRDRYGALISLLTLRMEEGLLQTLVQFYDPVYHCVTFPDYQLMPTLEEYAQLLHIPVADTVPFSGSEKLPEHSSLAKVLYMKKSEFKNNFTTKGGLPGFTAKFLMGKVSYFASQGCDIIVEHLFSLLIYGLLLFPNIEGFVDSYAIRIFLSGNPVPTLLGDTYHSIHYRTLKGGGTIVCCIPLLYKWFVFHLPKSATFWDCK, encoded by the coding sequence atggattttggacggagaagtgtgaaaaagtacaatctcatcaatccaaagatagatgaactaaagaaactagtttcttcgatcgcagatcctattggtttcagagacagatatggggcacttatatctttattgacacttaggatggaagaagggttattgcagacattagtacagttctatgatccagtctatcactgtgtcacattcccagactatcaactcatgcctacattggaagagtatgcccagttgcttcacatcccagttgctgatacagtacctttctctggttcagaaaagttacccgagcacagttctcttgcaaaagtgttgtacatgaagaagtcagaattcaagaataacttcaccaccaaaggaggacttccaggtttcactgccaagttcttaatggggaaggtttcttattttgccagtcaaggttgtgatattattgtggagcatctgttctccttgttgatctacggtttgttactatttcctaatattgaaggttttgtggattcatatgctatacgcatcttcctaagtggtaatcctgttccaactttgctcggagacacctatcattccatccattaccgtactttgaaaggaggaggaaccatagtctgctgtataccgttactctacaaatggtttgtctttcatcttcctaagtcagctactttttgGGATTGCAAGTAa